A DNA window from Desulfobacterales bacterium contains the following coding sequences:
- a CDS encoding adenylate/guanylate cyclase domain-containing protein — protein sequence MPRETATLAILFADIAKSTHLYETLGNATAQHLIGACLSRMADVTKKHKGVVIKTIGDEIMSTFPSATDAIAAGKEMHQSIEQMTLPDQPAFSPPNIYVGIQIGSVVKEEGDVFGDAVNVAARMVALAKQRQILTTEETINALSADLRESAHCIDRTTIKGKSGEVNIYEIIWEQHDVTVMLDGSLEALAIRSRLELSFAGSTMDVDIDRPSATLGRQAHNDIVVNDNRVSRSHARIEYRRGKFVLIDQSSNGTFVLIQGKKSIQIKRDETPLLGNGVIGLGRDVTLDSDMAVHFSIKF from the coding sequence ATGCCTCGCGAAACCGCTACCCTTGCCATTTTATTTGCAGACATTGCAAAAAGCACCCATCTTTACGAAACGCTGGGTAACGCCACAGCCCAACATCTCATCGGCGCCTGTCTTTCGCGCATGGCGGACGTGACCAAAAAGCACAAGGGTGTCGTCATCAAAACCATCGGTGATGAAATCATGTCGACATTTCCCAGCGCCACGGATGCCATCGCTGCCGGAAAGGAAATGCACCAGTCCATTGAACAGATGACCTTGCCTGATCAACCCGCCTTTTCTCCTCCCAATATTTACGTCGGTATTCAGATCGGATCGGTGGTTAAAGAGGAGGGGGATGTCTTTGGAGACGCCGTCAATGTCGCCGCTCGAATGGTGGCGCTGGCCAAGCAACGGCAGATTCTAACGACCGAAGAAACGATAAACGCACTTTCAGCGGATTTGCGCGAATCCGCCCATTGCATTGACAGGACCACCATCAAAGGCAAAAGCGGAGAAGTTAATATCTACGAAATCATCTGGGAACAGCATGATGTGACGGTCATGCTGGACGGCTCTTTAGAAGCGCTTGCCATTCGGTCCCGGCTGGAACTGTCCTTTGCCGGAAGCACCATGGATGTCGATATCGACCGCCCCAGTGCCACCCTTGGACGACAAGCGCACAACGATATCGTGGTCAATGACAATCGCGTCTCAAGATCTCATGCCCGCATTGAATATCGCCGCGGCAAATTTGTTCTGATCGATCAAAGCTCAAACGGAACGTTTGTCTTGATCCAGGGCAAAAAAAGTATCCAGATAAAACGCGACGAAACACCGTTGCTGGGAAACGGCGTGATTGGCCTGGGTCGCGACGTGACCCTTGATTCGGACATGGCGGTGCACTTTTCCATCAAATTCTAA